A region of Myxococcus stipitatus DSM 14675 DNA encodes the following proteins:
- a CDS encoding FAS1-like dehydratase domain-containing protein: MAIDKRFIGREYGPFTYTIGAEKLREFTFAVGGAHPAAGTPGEPPAHVSPLLYDDQAAKAGPYGDLIAFPSFAVVFAIRPFASAVADPELDLNLLMLVHGEQELEFLDVMRPGDVMTTTGRISDVYEKAGKQFLIATTESRNQRGDLVVKGTWTAVVRG; encoded by the coding sequence ATGGCCATCGACAAGCGCTTCATCGGCCGGGAGTACGGCCCGTTCACGTACACGATCGGCGCGGAGAAGCTGCGCGAGTTCACCTTCGCCGTGGGAGGTGCGCACCCCGCCGCCGGAACCCCGGGCGAGCCCCCCGCCCACGTCAGTCCCCTCCTCTACGACGACCAGGCCGCCAAGGCGGGCCCCTATGGGGACTTGATTGCCTTCCCCAGCTTCGCCGTCGTCTTCGCCATCCGCCCGTTCGCCAGCGCCGTCGCGGACCCGGAGCTCGACCTGAACCTGCTGATGCTCGTGCACGGTGAGCAGGAGCTGGAGTTCCTGGACGTCATGCGTCCCGGCGACGTGATGACGACCACGGGCCGCATCTCGGATGTCTACGAGAAGGCGGGCAAGCAGTTCCTCATCGCCACCACCGAGTCGCGCAACCAGCGCGGCGACCTGGTGGTGAAGGGCACCTGGACCGCCGTCGTCCGAGGGTAG
- a CDS encoding aspartate aminotransferase family protein: MTPLPQPVPATATPASNDTLIQKAKSHLLQNYKQQPIVLVKGRGTRVWDADGREYLDLIGGVATCALGHCHPEVVAAAHAQLDSLWHVSNAFYSQPQIDLAAKLSEWSGLPRAFFCNSGAEANEALLKLARKVMKDRGMPERFEVITFERSFHGRTLATVTATGQPKYHAGFEPLPAGFQHVPYGDLDAVRAAVKPTTAAILVEPIQGEGGVRQAPPGFLKGLRTLCDEKGLLLLVDEIQTGMGRTGIPFGFMREGILPDAISMAKALGNGLPIGAMLCRDEVGASLSPGSHGSTFGGNLVAAAAANAVLDVIRRPGFLEEVTAKGAWFLGRLREIQGRLPAGRVVEVRGQGLLVGLEMDRDAPQVLAKLREGGVLGNAAGDRTVRFAPPFTITREELDQSLAIIERVLAAL; encoded by the coding sequence GTGACCCCCTTGCCGCAGCCCGTACCCGCCACCGCCACCCCGGCCTCCAACGACACCCTCATCCAGAAGGCCAAGAGCCACCTGCTGCAGAACTACAAGCAGCAGCCCATCGTCCTGGTCAAAGGGCGAGGGACTCGCGTCTGGGATGCGGACGGGCGTGAGTACCTGGACCTCATCGGCGGCGTGGCGACGTGTGCGCTGGGCCACTGTCATCCGGAGGTGGTGGCGGCCGCGCACGCGCAGCTGGACTCGCTGTGGCACGTCTCCAATGCGTTCTACTCGCAGCCGCAGATCGACCTGGCGGCGAAGCTGTCCGAGTGGAGCGGCCTGCCGCGCGCCTTCTTCTGCAACTCCGGCGCGGAGGCGAACGAGGCGCTCCTGAAGCTGGCCCGCAAGGTGATGAAGGACCGCGGGATGCCGGAGCGCTTCGAGGTCATCACCTTCGAGCGCAGCTTCCACGGCCGCACCCTGGCCACCGTCACGGCGACGGGGCAGCCGAAGTACCATGCGGGCTTCGAGCCGCTCCCCGCGGGCTTCCAGCACGTGCCCTACGGCGACCTGGACGCGGTCCGCGCCGCGGTGAAGCCCACCACGGCCGCCATCCTCGTGGAGCCCATCCAGGGCGAGGGCGGGGTGCGGCAGGCTCCGCCGGGCTTCCTCAAGGGCCTGCGCACGCTGTGCGACGAGAAGGGCCTGCTGCTCCTGGTGGATGAGATCCAGACGGGCATGGGCCGCACGGGCATCCCCTTCGGCTTCATGCGCGAAGGCATCCTCCCGGACGCCATCAGCATGGCCAAGGCGCTGGGCAACGGCCTGCCCATCGGCGCCATGCTGTGCCGCGACGAGGTGGGGGCGAGCCTGTCTCCGGGCAGCCACGGCTCCACCTTCGGCGGCAACCTGGTGGCCGCGGCCGCCGCGAACGCCGTCCTGGACGTGATTCGCCGGCCGGGGTTCCTGGAGGAAGTGACGGCCAAGGGGGCCTGGTTCCTGGGTCGCCTCCGGGAGATCCAGGGGCGCCTGCCCGCGGGCCGCGTCGTGGAGGTCCGTGGCCAGGGCCTGCTCGTGGGCCTGGAGATGGACCGGGACGCGCCCCAGGTGCTCGCGAAGCTGCGCGAGGGGGGGGTGCTGGGCAACGCCGCCGGAGACAGGACGGTCCGTTTCGCCCCACCGTTCACCATCACCCGTGAGGAGTTGGACCAGAGCCTGGCCATCATCGAGCGGGTGCTGGCCGCCCTCTAG
- a CDS encoding cytochrome c3 family protein, whose protein sequence is MRASGFRVLPVLLLALCGAAGAADFVGADSCKGCHPEAYEAWMQSKHARAVSSLSEQQQKDGRCLSCHSPDQVAQQQASVSCETCHGGGQYYSPEYVMKDPELARLVGLVDPSEKQCRSCHDASSPSLRPFDFKESLKAIDHWSAERARRAARTEASAPVTTPPTTTAKK, encoded by the coding sequence ATGCGCGCATCTGGCTTCAGGGTCCTGCCCGTCCTCCTGCTGGCCCTTTGTGGCGCGGCCGGAGCGGCGGATTTCGTCGGCGCCGACAGCTGCAAGGGCTGCCACCCGGAGGCCTACGAGGCGTGGATGCAGTCCAAGCACGCCCGCGCGGTGAGCTCCCTGTCCGAGCAGCAGCAGAAGGACGGCCGGTGTCTGTCGTGCCACTCGCCGGACCAGGTGGCCCAGCAGCAGGCCAGTGTGAGCTGTGAGACATGTCACGGAGGGGGGCAGTACTACTCGCCCGAGTACGTGATGAAGGACCCGGAGCTGGCGCGGCTGGTGGGGTTGGTGGACCCGTCGGAGAAGCAGTGCCGCTCCTGCCATGACGCTTCCTCGCCCTCCTTGCGGCCGTTCGACTTCAAGGAGTCGCTGAAGGCCATCGACCACTGGTCCGCGGAGCGCGCCCGTCGCGCGGCCCGCACCGAGGCGTCTGCTCCCGTGACAACCCCTCCCACCACCACCGCGAAGAAATAA
- the dnaK gene encoding molecular chaperone DnaK, whose amino-acid sequence MAESEPLIGIDLGTTNSIVATVQDGQPVVIKNRTGQTLTPSVVAVSKNGKRLVGGIAKRQAITNPQETVYAAKRLIGRKFSSHEVQDALRTLPYEVVAGQHDDLRIRMGGRDLAVPELSAMILQELKADAEAHFGRPVSKAVVTVPAYFNDAQRQATKDAGRIAGLEVLRIINEPTAAALAYGFSRTVNGRVAVLDLGGGTFDVSVLEINQGVFDVVGTGGDTYLGGEDWDNRIIEWLVFGFAKEHGIDLRKDRMALQRLKDAAEKAKVELSGVRETQLNLPFISTPPGAGAALHLQAALSREKLEELTSDLAERVVGITTEVLGEAGVRASELKEVILVGGMSRMPKVVEAVRTYFRREPCKGVHPDEVVALGAAIQAHALVAQEGELLLLDVTPQSLGVAIAGGYVRRIIPKNTTVPTSATEVFATSKDFQRLVKIMVLQGEHEQAHQNELLGEFVLTGLREAPKGQVEIEVTFDINAEGIVSVSARDRETSLRQSITVTASSGLTEEELKRIMDEQRGYLMAARISEELKSKRVELDTLARDVMDALTRARLLPGGGGLAPDVVPRAEQVLEHARRVRAGEDTGALGRACELLAGCLASLKGAARGGMGS is encoded by the coding sequence ATGGCTGAGTCCGAACCTCTCATCGGCATCGACCTGGGGACGACGAACAGCATCGTCGCCACCGTCCAGGACGGGCAGCCGGTCGTCATCAAGAACCGCACGGGCCAGACGCTGACGCCCTCGGTGGTGGCGGTGTCGAAGAACGGCAAGCGCCTGGTGGGCGGCATCGCCAAGCGCCAGGCCATCACCAACCCGCAGGAGACAGTGTACGCGGCGAAGCGGCTCATCGGCCGGAAGTTCTCCTCGCACGAGGTGCAGGACGCGCTCCGCACGCTGCCCTACGAGGTGGTGGCGGGGCAGCACGACGACCTGCGCATCCGCATGGGCGGCAGGGACCTGGCCGTCCCCGAGCTCAGCGCCATGATCCTCCAGGAGCTGAAGGCGGATGCGGAGGCGCACTTCGGCCGTCCGGTGAGCAAGGCCGTCGTCACGGTGCCGGCGTACTTCAACGACGCCCAGCGCCAGGCCACCAAGGACGCGGGCCGGATCGCGGGCCTGGAGGTGCTGCGCATCATCAACGAGCCCACCGCGGCGGCGCTCGCGTATGGCTTCAGCCGCACGGTGAATGGCCGCGTGGCGGTGTTGGACCTGGGCGGCGGCACCTTCGACGTGTCCGTGCTGGAGATCAACCAGGGCGTCTTCGACGTCGTGGGCACCGGCGGCGACACGTACCTGGGCGGCGAGGACTGGGACAACCGCATCATCGAGTGGCTCGTCTTCGGCTTCGCGAAGGAGCACGGCATCGACCTGCGCAAGGACCGCATGGCGTTGCAGCGGCTCAAGGACGCGGCGGAGAAGGCCAAGGTGGAGCTGTCCGGCGTCCGCGAGACGCAGCTCAACCTGCCGTTCATCAGCACGCCTCCGGGCGCTGGCGCCGCGCTGCACCTGCAGGCCGCGCTGTCGCGGGAGAAGCTGGAGGAGCTGACCTCCGACCTGGCCGAGCGCGTGGTGGGCATCACCACGGAGGTGTTGGGTGAAGCGGGCGTGCGCGCGTCGGAGCTGAAGGAAGTCATCCTGGTGGGCGGCATGTCGCGCATGCCCAAGGTCGTCGAGGCCGTGCGCACCTACTTCCGTCGCGAGCCCTGCAAGGGCGTGCACCCCGACGAGGTGGTGGCCCTGGGCGCGGCGATCCAAGCGCATGCGCTGGTGGCCCAGGAGGGCGAGCTGCTGCTGCTGGACGTCACGCCGCAGAGCCTGGGTGTGGCCATCGCCGGTGGCTACGTGCGACGCATCATCCCGAAGAACACGACGGTGCCCACGTCCGCCACGGAGGTGTTCGCGACGTCGAAGGACTTCCAGCGGCTGGTGAAGATCATGGTGCTCCAGGGCGAGCACGAGCAGGCGCACCAGAACGAGCTGCTCGGGGAGTTCGTCCTCACGGGCCTTCGCGAGGCGCCGAAGGGGCAGGTCGAAATCGAGGTGACGTTCGACATCAACGCGGAGGGCATCGTGTCCGTCTCCGCGAGGGACCGTGAGACGAGCCTGCGTCAGTCCATCACCGTCACCGCCTCCAGCGGCCTCACCGAGGAGGAGCTCAAGCGCATCATGGACGAGCAGCGCGGCTACCTGATGGCCGCGCGCATCTCCGAGGAGCTGAAGTCCAAGCGCGTGGAGCTGGACACCCTCGCGCGCGATGTCATGGACGCGCTGACCCGCGCGAGGCTCCTGCCCGGTGGCGGGGGCCTGGCTCCGGACGTGGTGCCGCGCGCCGAGCAGGTGCTGGAGCACGCGCGGCGCGTTCGCGCGGGGGAGGACACGGGAGCGCTGGGCCGCGCCTGTGAGCTGCTCGCCGGATGCCTTGCCAGCCTCAAGGGCGCCGCGCGAGGCGGCATGGGGAGCTAG
- a CDS encoding MaoC family dehydratase → MARSFQVGDTFTHVRECDVYRPIYYAGASGDFNPIHIDPEVGKVAGLDGVILQGLCTLGWAVEAVAVFVGDPGRIRKVKVRFSRPVRPDDTVTFEGRVTAIEAGRLTTEVTATNQRGEAVLKGAVVEASIG, encoded by the coding sequence ATGGCACGCTCCTTCCAGGTAGGCGATACCTTCACGCACGTCCGCGAGTGCGACGTGTACCGGCCCATCTACTACGCGGGCGCATCCGGCGACTTCAATCCCATCCACATCGACCCGGAGGTCGGCAAGGTGGCCGGCCTCGACGGCGTCATCCTCCAGGGGCTCTGCACGCTGGGCTGGGCGGTGGAAGCCGTCGCCGTCTTCGTGGGCGACCCGGGCCGCATCCGCAAGGTGAAGGTGCGCTTCTCGCGCCCCGTTCGCCCCGACGACACCGTCACCTTCGAGGGCCGCGTCACCGCCATCGAAGCGGGCCGACTCACCACCGAAGTCACCGCCACCAACCAGCGCGGCGAGGCCGTCCTCAAGGGCGCCGTCGTCGAAGCCTCCATCGGATAG
- a CDS encoding J domain-containing protein: MSAPNTIVGLGARTDHIATVPNVDPARLQLTPEETAVLSLVGRVERIELVLSRSTLGEARTIALLLSLRAKGAIVPARVVPRNQPAPAVDAALAEEVDLEPERKKEIIDLERALDGLDHFAVLGLRPGAPATEVKQAYYNASRRYHPDRYFGKNLGSFRARMERIFRRLTDAHNVLTQQDKRDAYLKAHPALAQASTPAPAPAAPAASPAPVSAASYPAMELTPLTPVPRSLTRPTPVAAPPPPTPAPVNDAESEARRAERQARLARHPYMARNVKLSELVARGKAAVARGDWERAYQDFHQVQTLDPKNREVATLLLEARKKHDEQRAAVEVSRGRELEQHGDDVAALAAFRLAYSLDGANAEAAYRAAKQGLQQGQDVGEVRALAQRAVDLQGARVEHHLLLGRILMDAGSKKLAKRVFEDAAKLEPDNAEAKAALKKLRWTF, translated from the coding sequence GTGAGCGCGCCAAACACGATTGTCGGCCTGGGGGCTCGGACAGACCACATCGCCACTGTGCCCAACGTGGACCCCGCTCGCCTCCAGCTCACGCCGGAGGAGACCGCGGTGCTGTCACTCGTTGGCCGCGTGGAGCGTATCGAGCTGGTGCTGTCACGTTCCACCCTGGGTGAGGCCCGCACCATCGCGCTGCTCCTGTCGCTTCGCGCGAAGGGCGCCATCGTCCCCGCGCGCGTGGTGCCTCGGAACCAGCCCGCGCCCGCGGTGGATGCGGCCCTGGCCGAGGAAGTCGACCTGGAGCCGGAGCGGAAGAAGGAGATCATCGACCTGGAGCGGGCCCTGGACGGGTTGGACCACTTCGCCGTCCTGGGGCTGCGGCCGGGGGCCCCCGCCACCGAGGTGAAGCAGGCGTACTACAACGCGTCGCGCCGCTATCACCCGGACCGCTACTTCGGAAAGAACCTGGGCAGCTTCCGCGCGCGCATGGAGCGCATCTTCCGGAGGCTGACCGACGCGCACAACGTCCTCACGCAGCAGGACAAGCGCGATGCGTACCTCAAGGCCCACCCGGCGCTCGCGCAGGCGTCCACGCCCGCACCGGCGCCCGCCGCTCCCGCGGCCTCGCCCGCTCCCGTCTCCGCGGCGTCGTACCCCGCGATGGAGCTGACGCCCCTCACGCCGGTGCCGCGCTCGCTGACGCGCCCCACGCCCGTCGCGGCGCCGCCTCCGCCCACGCCCGCACCGGTGAACGACGCGGAGTCGGAGGCCCGGCGCGCGGAGCGGCAGGCTCGGCTGGCTCGCCATCCGTACATGGCGCGCAACGTGAAGCTCTCGGAGCTGGTGGCGCGGGGCAAGGCGGCGGTGGCTCGGGGGGACTGGGAGCGGGCGTACCAGGACTTCCACCAGGTGCAGACGCTGGACCCGAAGAACCGCGAGGTGGCGACGCTGCTCCTCGAAGCCCGCAAGAAGCATGACGAGCAGCGCGCGGCCGTCGAGGTGTCTCGCGGGCGTGAGCTGGAGCAGCACGGCGACGACGTGGCGGCGCTGGCGGCGTTCCGGCTGGCGTACTCGCTGGATGGGGCGAACGCGGAGGCCGCGTATCGCGCGGCGAAGCAGGGGCTTCAGCAGGGCCAGGACGTGGGCGAGGTTCGCGCGCTGGCGCAGCGGGCCGTGGACCTCCAGGGGGCTCGGGTCGAGCACCATCTGTTGTTGGGGCGGATTCTCATGGATGCCGGGTCCAAGAAGCTGGCCAAGCGGGTGTTCGAGGATGCAGCGAAGTTGGAGCCGGACAACGCCGAGGCCAAGGCGGCGCTCAAGAAGCTGCGCTGGACCTTCTAG
- the coaE gene encoding dephospho-CoA kinase (Dephospho-CoA kinase (CoaE) performs the final step in coenzyme A biosynthesis.): MHVFGLTGGISSGKSTVTRMLRELGAEVIDADVLARQVVEPGTPGLASIAERFPGVIGPDGRLDRAKLAARVFGNEAERTALNAITHPRVREAFLEKLQFLEERGVARAVYDVPLLIEAGMHHWLEGVALVWVPRELQKARLMARDGLDEAAAEARLTSQLPLDDKRTHATWVIDNSGDLAATRAQVETVWRAMLARG, encoded by the coding sequence GTGCACGTCTTCGGGCTGACGGGGGGCATCTCATCCGGCAAGAGCACCGTCACGCGGATGCTCCGGGAGCTGGGCGCGGAGGTCATCGACGCGGACGTGCTGGCCCGGCAGGTGGTGGAGCCGGGCACGCCGGGGCTTGCCTCCATCGCGGAGCGCTTCCCCGGTGTGATTGGCCCGGACGGGCGGCTGGACCGGGCGAAGCTCGCCGCCCGCGTCTTCGGCAACGAGGCCGAGCGCACCGCGCTCAACGCCATCACCCACCCGCGCGTGCGCGAGGCCTTCCTGGAGAAGCTCCAGTTCCTGGAGGAGCGAGGCGTGGCGCGCGCCGTCTACGACGTGCCGCTGCTCATCGAGGCGGGGATGCACCACTGGCTGGAAGGGGTGGCCCTGGTGTGGGTGCCTCGGGAGCTGCAGAAGGCGCGGCTGATGGCGCGCGACGGGCTGGACGAGGCGGCGGCCGAGGCCCGGCTGACGTCCCAGCTCCCCCTGGATGACAAGCGGACACACGCGACGTGGGTCATCGATAACAGCGGGGACCTGGCGGCCACCCGAGCCCAGGTGGAAACAGTCTGGCGCGCCATGCTCGCGCGCGGCTGA
- a CDS encoding SDR family oxidoreductase — protein sequence MSETRKKAGAGTYFVTGYPGFIGKRLVEHIAREDPKGHIYALVQPKALKEAQKHAARLKGATVELLTGDVVDMHLGLSGEEYQRLCERVTDIFHLAAVAQLGVPKDTAWRVNVDGTRNMLELARDCEHLARFNHFSTCYVSGDRLGVIAEDELDRGQGFRNPYEETKFQAERLVTRAGATLPITIIRPSSVVGDSRTGEIDKFEGPYYLGILLVTSPLVVPLPLPGNGVAPLNVVPVDFVVEAVWRLSKDPRAVGRTFHLVDPNPMSARRVYELIAEKANKKLPRFNLSARAADVMLRLPLLEKLARPQRAAISYVNHLAIYNCHNTLELLDGTGVRCPPLSSYLDQLVAYVREQYRKRREGSEVEDPLDQGTATG from the coding sequence ATGAGCGAGACGCGCAAGAAGGCCGGCGCCGGGACGTACTTCGTCACGGGTTACCCAGGGTTCATCGGCAAGCGGCTGGTGGAGCACATCGCCCGGGAGGATCCGAAGGGGCACATCTACGCGCTGGTCCAGCCCAAGGCGCTCAAGGAGGCCCAGAAGCACGCGGCCCGCTTGAAGGGCGCCACCGTGGAGCTGCTCACCGGTGACGTGGTGGACATGCACCTGGGCCTGTCCGGCGAGGAGTACCAGCGCCTGTGCGAGCGGGTGACGGACATCTTCCACCTGGCCGCCGTGGCGCAGCTGGGCGTGCCCAAGGACACCGCGTGGCGCGTCAACGTGGACGGCACGCGCAACATGCTGGAGCTGGCGCGCGACTGCGAGCACCTGGCGCGCTTCAACCACTTCTCCACCTGCTACGTGTCCGGAGACCGGCTGGGCGTCATCGCCGAGGACGAGCTGGACCGGGGCCAGGGCTTCCGCAACCCCTACGAGGAGACGAAGTTCCAGGCGGAGCGGCTCGTCACCCGCGCCGGCGCCACCCTGCCCATCACCATCATCCGGCCGTCCAGCGTGGTGGGCGACTCCCGCACGGGCGAGATCGACAAGTTCGAGGGGCCCTACTACCTGGGCATCCTGCTGGTCACCTCACCGCTGGTGGTGCCGCTGCCGCTGCCGGGCAACGGCGTGGCGCCGCTCAACGTGGTGCCGGTGGACTTCGTGGTGGAGGCGGTGTGGCGGCTGTCGAAGGACCCGCGCGCCGTGGGCCGCACCTTCCACCTGGTGGACCCCAATCCCATGAGCGCGCGCCGCGTGTACGAGCTCATCGCGGAGAAGGCCAACAAGAAGCTGCCCCGCTTCAACCTCTCCGCGCGCGCCGCCGACGTCATGCTGCGGCTGCCGCTGCTGGAGAAGCTGGCCCGCCCCCAGCGGGCGGCCATCAGCTACGTCAACCACCTGGCCATCTACAACTGCCACAACACCCTGGAGCTGCTGGACGGCACGGGGGTCCGCTGCCCTCCCCTGTCCTCGTACCTGGACCAGCTGGTGGCCTACGTGCGGGAGCAGTACCGCAAGCGCCGCGAGGGCTCCGAGGTGGAAGACCCGCTGGACCAGGGCACCGCGACGGGGTGA